The genomic stretch AAGTATATCACGACCCGTTTCAGCGGAGGGAAACTTGATCCAGCCTTATAGATGACACTCATGGATTTTCCCTTATTGACAATGAGAACCAAAACGAGTTTATTGATTCATTCCGCAAATTTGAAGAATTGGATTGGAATGCCATAGCAACGGACAATGGGTTGGATTATAAAACGTATAACAAGATCAAGAAAAGCAAGCGTTATTTTTCAGATAATGGAAGAAAGGCATTAAAAAATTCAGAATCACTCAGCGGAACAGATGTTTTGGTTATGTGGATAATGATATTTTTTATGTGTTGAGGTTTGATTTGGACCATGAGTTGAGTGATGTGGAATAATGTTTTATAGCCTTGGTATTATTTTTATAGATATAGAAAGCTGTCCAAAAACTTATATCTTGTTTATACATACTATGCTATGTGTTCAATAAGAGTTCTTGGACAGTTTGAAGTATATCCTATCCCTTTTCTATTTAAAGTTTACTAAAAAGCAAGCAATTGCAAATTTATAAAGATTTGAATCCTGCTTATCTCCATATACATTCAAATCAAATGTGTAATTCAAAAAAGCTTCTTTGAAAAATAGAAATGTGCTTTCTATTTAAAAATCAAAAGTTCAGTCAACTATTTTTAGGGTAAGACAGTATAATTACGTGGAATATTTCAGTGTCGTCCTACTTTAAAAGTCCTATGAATAGTAGATTCAAGAGTAGGACATGGAAGTTTGACTCACTGTCTTACTCTGTTCATCCAATATACTGATGAAATAGTCAACCTGTGTCTGTCAGGGTAAGACAGTTTTTATATCAATACATCGCTCATACTCGTTCATATTAAATGAATAGTTTATTTTTTCTAATTTCAGCCTTAGCAAAACACCACACTGAAGTAATAATTTCACTAATTCTGATAGGAAAAAGTTTGCATCTTCCAATTTGTGTCCTGACCATTTTTTATCGTCAAAACAAAGATTTGCAACAAACTCCTTCTTTTTAGAAAAATATTTAGACTGATATACTCCAGTACTATCACAATAAGAAGTAATATCACCATTAAAAAATAAAAAAAGTTTAATTTGTTTGACGGCTTCATTGTCAAAATAATAAAAAGATTTTTTCAACATTCTACGAACTTCTCTTACTATAGGAGCAGTTGTAGTTTCTGCTAAATTGTTTCCACCGTAAACTACATTCAATATTATTTCCATAAATTTTAAAACTAATGATGACTTTGCATTTTAGTATGAACAGCTTCTGCCTTTGGACTTAACGGATCACCTCTTTTAGTACCTGCCCATGATTCTTGATTCAGTGGGCCTCCAACTTTCTCGCTTAACTCTCTTTCTAAGTCCAACATATCACTTCTATTTCCTCTTGTCATTTCAACAACTTCCCAATCGGAAGGTATTGTATTTCTGTATCTGGCCATAGGATTGTCTATTTCTTGCGTAATACCATATTTCATAAAATTCCCTTCACTATCATACTGTGCATATAGTACAGCAGGTTTTGTCGATGTTCTACAATTCCCATGTAAACTTGTTTTTTTGTTAGGTTTCCTTCCTGGTTTCTTTTTAAACCCACCTCCTTTTTTATTTCCATAGGGATTGTATAAACCCAAAGGATCTATCCCGTCATTTAAGTCGCAAACATAATCATAGAAGTTTAAAGTATCGCTCTCCAATCCTATAGGATCTTGACTAATGTAGCTCCCTGCATTGGAATCGTAGTACCTAAACCTATTATAATATAGTCCCGTCTCCTCATCCTCATACTGCCCCTGATACCTGAAAGGACAATCAAACTCTGTTCCCTTATCAATGGCAAGCACTTTTCCATAGATATCCAGTGTACAGTCCCATGTCTTGTTTCCCTGTTCATCATACATTTGAATGGGCGTACCCAAATAGTCGGACACAATGGAATATTGCTTGCCATCCTGTATCTTCGCCGTTGGAACAAAAGTGCCTGCCTCGAACACCCAGGTAGTGATGTCTTCTGTCGGTTCCTTTAACGGAGTGCTTTCTTCCTCATCTGATTGTATATCGATGACTTTGTAGCTCCACTCATGTATAGGTACGTTTCTGTCCCATACCCAACGTGTAATCTTTCCGAAGTATTGCTTTGCCGTGCGTCGTCCCAACGCATCATACCGGAACTCCACCGGTCTTCCGTCCGGACGTATAACCTTCTTCAGCATTCCGTTGGACGCCCATTCGTAGAGCCATCCCGTACCCGTTGCCAGACAACGGATGCCGCGTTCCTTCTCCATGCGTTTGCGGTCGTACCTTACGCCCGTTTCCTGCAACTGCTTGAACTCTCGGAAAATGAGGTTTCCCTCATCATCGTAGTGATAGAAACAATCCGGGTCCTCCAAAAGTTTTCCCCCGGCACCGTATTTGCGGTCTTTCTTATCCGGTGTCTCAAAGAGGTTGCCCACGAAGTCCGGCACGCGGTAAATCACGTCCGTTTCCGAGCCCTGGATGGTTTCCTGCCGGATAAGGAAGTCGAAACGGTCGTAGTCGTAGCGCATGACCGTTCCGGTCAGCTCGTTCTCCTTGGCGAGCAACCGATTAGCGACGCCCCACTCGTAGCGGTAAGCCCCGCGCTCGATGCCGCCCGACCGGACCGACTTGCGCACCTCGCGCCCGAAACGGTCGCGCTCGGTGCTGACGGTTACGCCACCGGAGAAGGTGCGCTGCACCTCCAATCCCGTGTTGTCACGCACCCAGGATGCCTGCCAGCTTTCACCTGCCTGCATGGTCTGCAGGTTGCCTTCCCGGTCATAAGTGTGACGGATGTC from Phocaeicola dorei encodes the following:
- a CDS encoding Imm12 family immunity protein → MEIILNVVYGGNNLAETTTAPIVREVRRMLKKSFYYFDNEAVKQIKLFLFFNGDITSYCDSTGVYQSKYFSKKKEFVANLCFDDKKWSGHKLEDANFFLSELVKLLLQCGVLLRLKLEKINYSFNMNEYERCIDIKTVLP